A genomic region of Nymphaea colorata isolate Beijing-Zhang1983 chromosome 2, ASM883128v2, whole genome shotgun sequence contains the following coding sequences:
- the LOC116246953 gene encoding serine/threonine-protein kinase STY13-like, giving the protein MASSEGFLLDSETSFSDEFYLDSKLLIDPKLLFVGPKIGEGAHAKVYEGKYKNQNVAIKIIQKGEAPEEIAKRAARFAREVSMLARVQHKNLVKFIGACKEPVMVVVTELLLGGSLRKYLLNMRPRCLDMQVAVSFALDIAQAMECLHSHGIIHRDLKPENLLLTEDHKTVKLVDFGLAREETLTEMMTAETGTYRWMAPELYSTVTLRHGEKKHYNHKVDAYSFAIVLWELLHNRMPFEGMSNLQAAYAAAFKNVRPSADNLPEDLASLLTSCWQEDPNSRPNFSQIVKILQDFLHTISPPTSAVSSHVFSSDNVLLPPESPGTSSLMAIRDNLGEMTKMKLASKSKGIFFCFKKCC; this is encoded by the exons ATGGCTTCCTCCGAAGGGTTCTTGCTCGATTCCGAAACAAGTTTCAGTGACGAGTTCTATTTGGATTCTAAGTTACTAATAGATCCCAAGCTTTTGTTTGTCGGCCCGAAGATTGGAGAAGGTGCGCACGCCAAAGTATACGAGGGGAA aTATAAGAACCAGAATGTTGCCATCAAAATAATTCAGAAAGGGGAAGCACCAGAGGAGATTGCAAAACGAGCAGCTCGGTTTGCCAGAGAAGTGTCTATGCTTGCCAGAGTGCAACATAAGAATCTGGTGAAG TTTATTGGGGCCTGTAAGGAACCTGTGATGGTTGTTGTGACTGAACTTTTGTTGGGCGGTTCATTGCGCAAATATTTGTTGAATATGCGGCCGAGATGTTTGGATATGCAGGTGGCAGTCAGTTTTGCCCTGGACATTGCTCAAGCAATGGAGTGCCTGCACTCACATGGTATCATTCATCGTGATCTGAAACCTG AAAATTTACTGTTAACGGAGGACCATAAAACTGTAAAGCTTGTAGACTTTGGTTTAGCAAGGGAGGAGACTTTAACAGAAATGATGACCGCAGAAACTGGAACATACCGATGGATGGCTCCAGAG TTGTACAGCACAGTAACTTTAAGGCATGGAGAGAAAAAACATTACAATCACAAGGTTGATGCTTACAGCTTTGCAATAGTTTTGTGGGAGCTGTTACACAATCGTATGCCATTTGAAGGCATGTCAAACTTGCAAGCTGCATATGCTGCTGCGTTCAAA AATGTTAGGCCGAGTGCAGACAACCTTCCAGAGGATTTGGCTTCCCTTTTGACTTCATGCTGGCAAGAAGATCCCAATTCACGACCCAACTTTAGCCAAATTGTCAAGATTCTCCAAGATTTTTTGCACACTATCTCACCTCCAACTTCTGCAGTTTCCTCTCACGTGTTTTCCTCCGACAATGTGCTCCTGCCCCCAGAATCTCCTGGAACTAGCTCTTTGATGGCTATACGAGATAACTTAGGTGAAATGACAAAGATGAAGTTGGCAAGTAAATCAAAGGGcatttttttctgctttaagAAGTGCTGTTGA
- the LOC116249119 gene encoding ribosomal RNA-processing protein 8, with product MQDSDRKRKRGKRKRELRHDDPPPADVSPKCRRQSSSACPNPNAKGSSSSFLEKMRARLSGGHFRMLNEKLYTSNGNEAFDLFRKDPALFDVYHSGYQEQMSHWPVQPVDSIIKWLKDHSSSLVVADFGCGDARIAKSVKNVVFSIDLVSNDPSIIACDMSKTPLASSSVDVAVFCLSLMGTNFPSYLEEAHRVLKPSGWLLIAEVKSRFDPNNGGADPNIFSKCVHKLGFSTVSKDFSNKMFILLIFRKMEANTLKSNIQWPKLKPCLYKRRSEVNTGNWSDYIYAFMCPRKEFLNWQRASPFNWHSC from the exons ATGCAGGACTCCGACAGGAAGCGCAAGAGAGGAAAGCGGAAGCGGGAGCTCCGTCATGACGATCCCCCTCCTGCTGACGTCTCTCCGAAGTGCCGACGGCAATCATCATCCGCATGCCCTAATCCTAATGCCAAAGGATCGTCCTCTTCTTTTCTCGAGAAG ATGAGAGCGAGGCTGTCCGGCGGTCATTTTCGGATGCTTAACGAGAAGTTGTACACTAGCAA TGGAAATGAAGCATTCGATCTTTTCAGGAAGGACCCTGCCCTATTTGATGTG TATCATTCTGGATATCAAGAGCAGATGTCTCACTGGCCAGTACAGCCTGTGGATAGCATAATCAAGTGGCTTAAAGATCACAGCTCTTCGTTGGTGGTTGCTGATTTTGGTTGTG GAGATGCACGCATTGCAAAATCTGTAAAGAATGTTGTTTTCTCCATTGACCTTGTCTCAAATGATCCGTCTATAATTGCTTGTGACATGTCTAAG ACACCTTTGGCTTCCTCGTCAGTGGATGTTGCTGTATTTTGCCTTTCCTTGATGGGCACAAACTTCCCAAGTTACCTTGAGGAGGCTCATAGGGTGCTTAAGCCAAG TGGATGGCTATTGATAGCGGAAGTCAAGAGCAggtttgacccaaataatggtGGTGCAGATCCTAATATATTCTCTAAATGTGTCCACAAGCTTGGATTCAGTACAGTGTCCAAG GATTTCTCAAATAAGATGTTTATTCTTCTTATATTCCGGAAGATG GAGGCGAATACATTGAAGAGCAACATTCAGTGGCCAAAATTGAAACCCTGTTTATATAAGCGACG ATCTGAAGTGAATACGGGAAATTGGAGCGACTACATTTACGCATTTATGTGCCCTAGAAAAGAGTTTCTCAACTGGCAGCGCGCTTCTCCCTTCAACTGGCACTCTTGTTGA